The region CATCGTAAATGAGACAAAAATAACCGAGTACTATTTGATAGATGAAAAAATAAATAAATCATTTTCTTCGATGGACACCCCGCCGGGAATCGCCGCGGTATATTCCAAACCCGGCAACAAAATTGACCATACAAAACCGATTGTCTATCTCAACGCAATCAACGATCCCGGAAACGTCGGCACGATCCTGAGGTCTGCTCTTGCGTTTGATCTGCAAAATATCGTGATCGACGAACGCTCGGCGGACGTCTATAATCCAAAAACCATCAGCGCCGCAAAAGACGCCATTTTCAAACTGAACATCGGATTTGATAAGGATAGAAAATTTCTTATTGATCTGAAAAAAATGTCCGCCCAAGGCGGACCAGCCTCGGGCTGGCCCATATTCACAACGCGGCTTGAGAAATCCAACGGGCTTGAAATTTTGAATAAGCAAAAACTGTTCTGCATTGTCCTTGGAAGCGAATCGCATGGCGTGGATGAAGCCATCAGAAAAATGAGTGATGATTTCATCAGGATCCCGATGAGTGCCAACATTGAGTCTCTCAACGTAGCCGCAAGCGCCGCAATAATTTTTCATGAAATTTATAATAATCGTAAAAACTGACATTAATTCTATTGTAAAAATGCGCTAAAAACCTTCGGAAGGGTATTTTAGCCCCTCCCCCCATTTGCCTAGAGGAGATTTGACAGGGTATTGACAAAAGCACTATAAAGTACTATAATACAATGTTCCTTTTAAAAAATAAAAGAGGAATAAAAATGAGGTGATGGAATGTTAAGAATGATATTAGAGCTAGGGTTGTTCATATTTGGAATCGCGTCGTTGATTGTTGGCATTAGTGCAACTGAAAAACACCACCGGTTAATAAAATTTGTGGGAATTATTATGGGAATCGCGGTGATATTTTTTTCAGGCGCCTTATATTCTCAAGGAACGGATGCCAGCGGCGATGTCAGCTTGCCTGACGGAATATATTACATGCATAGCGACTTTATCCAAAGTGATGATAATGTATATGTATTGTTGGCTCCGACGCCATCTACAGTTCCAAAGTATTATCACTTCCCAACAAACAAGATAAATCCGACAGAACAGCTAAAAGCCGGCGATACCGTGGAGATCATGGGAGGTACGATATCAAAATATAAGTAACTATATAAGCGTAGAACATACGCTTTTTTTATAAGATAATCCTGCTTGCCGTATTTGGAAAATGCAATAAGAATGTTTATACAACCGATATCTTATCGATCTCTCTAAAAAGGACAGACATTTCTCATGTTCCAAATTGATATCTCATTATCCGGGATGAGTTTTCTCCATCCGCACCCCTCTTCTTGTGTTGATTTTGGCATAGTTTTTGACATATGCCCTTAGTTTACCAGAAGATCAATATGTCTGTACACATTACCAAAAGGTATTGACATTTCTGTTCTTTTATGAGACTATACTCTGTTGTTTATACAACAGGAGAGATGATTATGTGGAATGAACTAGTTATAGCATTTATTCTTGTGAGCATAGCGGCATTTCTTTTTGCTCTTGCAAAAAAAGCCGCTGACGACTATGTGAATAATATATACGATCGGGATTCATTTGATTCGGTCGTCGCAGTTTTTTTCTTTGCAGTTGGACTGGCTTTTCTCGTTGTGGCATTCGGATATGCGAAAGAATATGCCATAATACCTTCCGCCATGTTCACAATTCTTGCGGTCTTAATGAAAAAATTCAAAAAAACTCCCTGATCACGGGAGTTCTTTCTTTATAGCAGATCGGAATCCGACAGATATCGCGAACGTTTTTCTGCATCGGACCCTATCGGAGAGAAAACTCTTAATCTGAGACTTTTCGCAGTTCTATATATTCCAGCTTTCCCTTGGAGGCTTTTTTGGAAAATTCCGAAGATGCATTGATCTTCAATTTCAGATCTTTCAATATGGAATTGTAATACCTTCTCTGATCCCCTTTTACAATGCTCATCAATATCCTTCCGTTCGGACGGAGTATGCGGGCCAGTTCTTCCAATATTTCTTTCCGGAATTCGTTCTCCATCCCATAGTGCATAAAAGTGTTTATGAAAATAGTGTCGACGGAATTATCGGGAAGTCCGGTCCGGTGAGCCGAAGCAAGAATAAAGTTTCCGGAATCGATCTGCTTATGATCAAGCCAGATATCCAATCCGCGTGCATCGGTTCCCGCTTCGCGCAGTTCATCCATAAACTTTCCCGCTCCCGTTCCAACATCAAGCGTCTGGCCCAAATTCTTATCCTTGACGAATTCCCTCAGCTGTTCGGGATTCCGGGTGCCAAAAAACCATCGAGCATCCCGGTTGGTCCGGTCAAAACCATTCTCTTTGATTTTCCCATCCGGCGTTCTGCGTTTAATATGAACAAACCCGCCCGGATCATATCCTTCTTTCTGAACCTCTATCTCTTCTCCGTCCGGATAGCGATACTTCAGCTTGTAACCGCTTTTCAACTCCTCGATCATCGGCGCCAAATGAGCTTCTTCTTTCGCATTATCTAAATCGGGCTCAGGCTCGGGTCCCACCTCTTCCCGGAACAGCTTCATGACATCTTTCAGTCTTTCTCCAAAAACCTCCCCGAAGCACTTTTCGAGGTCGGCCTCGCGCTTTCGTTCGGACAGAACACTCCAAAATTCTTTGAGCTTTTCTTTTCCGAATCTGTTTTCCAGGAACCGGCAAACGAGTCTTTCCCACTCCTCGACCGCAAAATCCCCCTCTTTGAAATCCTTTACGATCTCGTCATATGGGTCCTTGTCCCGCACTTGCTCCCTTGCTTTGTCTTCAACCATCTTCCTGTAATCGAAAAAATCCTTCGTATATTTTTCCCACATTTCCTGGTCGATGAACACGCATGCCATCTCCTGCGCCCATTTGTTTCCCGGCTCCCTGTAATCAACTTTGTTAAAAAAAGAATGGGCGTGGGTCAATTCGTGCGCTATGGTCGGATAGATGCTATATTTGTAGTTTTTCCTCGAACGTATCTCGAACTCTTCGAATGTGATTTCATTTTCTTCGAGATATTTCCGGACCTTCGGATCATCCGGGTCCGATTTCAGCGTCATGAACTTGCCTATATGATACTTGTCGCTTTTCTCGTCATAAATGCAATACATATCGTCTTCGATGACACCCTTTTCGAATTTATCCGGAAAACCGGCCTTAAGATATTCTTCATACTCTTTTCTATCGCTATAGACCCGAAAATCATATGCTGACGTATTTTCGTTCTCGCCCAGATATTTTTCGATCTCGCTGTTTATCTTTTGCACTTCAGCCGAAAATTCTTCCTTATCCATTACCCCGTCCAGTCCTTTATCAAAATAGACCTCACCGATATTAAGTTCTTTCTCGGGATATTTTCTTTGTTCGGGATTGCCGGTATCCGCATCCTCATCCGGCAAATCGCCGGAAGTCCTGTCGTTAAAGGCCTGTATAAAATTTCTTTCATTCATTTCCATATTTGATCGGTTTATGCTCTTATTCTCTGCTTAGTATATCAAAATATCGCTCCATTGGCGACAAATGGACATTTATTAAAAAAAGAGAGTTTTTTTGCTCTCAATTCAGAAGTCACACATACGACCTGTTGATCTCGCTCTTACGAGCTTCTTTCTGCTTTGCTCGAATTTCTCTGCCCATATCTATTTTTCTTGGAGAATCCGCCGGCTCATTCATGCAAAGCTCAAGCTCCTTTTCAGTGAGATCGGCCATCATCTCGGCATATGTTTGGTCCCGCTCTTCCAGAGTGTGGTCGCAATAAGCGCGGCCGCATATCGGACACAAGCTCATATTCTCTGCCTCCGAAATTAATATTAATCTGAATTGTCTCTTTGTCAACAATTAAAAAGTCCGGTCACAAACGGATTTTGAAACAATAAAAATGCTTTGCACCTTGAAGCTTCCTGATGAGGAAGCGAAAAAGTGGACCGTACCGGACTGTCACTGCTCGTCCCGAGGACTCGGGACTGCGTTCGATGTGGCTTCGCGACAATATATCCGCCCTCCTTCGCCCAGGGCGGCGGGGCTTCACTTCGGCTCGGGCGAGGCGGAATTCCCTCACACCCCCCCCCCTTCCGCCTTGCCCGCGCTTTGAACGCCGACAGAATTTGTGCCAGCGTTACCTGGCGCTCCGTCCTTTTCTATTTATATTTCAATACCAAAGACCCAATCCTTTTTTTATAAATATTGCATATTTATAACGGCTGCTATTTTCACACTCAATCTTAATTGTTACAGTAATGTCTTTTATATTAAATTCAATTTCAGATGTATTAACTTCTTTTAAGAAATGTTTGCAAAATGAATTCCAATTTAACAAAGGATTGACCGGTATATTTTTATCCTTAACAAATCTCTCGATGTCAGCTTTTAATTTTTTGAAATTAAATATATCATTTACATATTTTTTAATATTGCTAAGAATTTCTTTGTTCGATTTACCTAAAATTAAATTGGGTGATAATAAAGATGATATAAATTCAGTTGATGATTTTCTATCTAATTTAGGGTGAACTATCCAGTTGCAGTATACATACAGC is a window of Candidatus Paceibacterota bacterium DNA encoding:
- a CDS encoding class I SAM-dependent methyltransferase; amino-acid sequence: MEMNERNFIQAFNDRTSGDLPDEDADTGNPEQRKYPEKELNIGEVYFDKGLDGVMDKEEFSAEVQKINSEIEKYLGENENTSAYDFRVYSDRKEYEEYLKAGFPDKFEKGVIEDDMYCIYDEKSDKYHIGKFMTLKSDPDDPKVRKYLEENEITFEEFEIRSRKNYKYSIYPTIAHELTHAHSFFNKVDYREPGNKWAQEMACVFIDQEMWEKYTKDFFDYRKMVEDKAREQVRDKDPYDEIVKDFKEGDFAVEEWERLVCRFLENRFGKEKLKEFWSVLSERKREADLEKCFGEVFGERLKDVMKLFREEVGPEPEPDLDNAKEEAHLAPMIEELKSGYKLKYRYPDGEEIEVQKEGYDPGGFVHIKRRTPDGKIKENGFDRTNRDARWFFGTRNPEQLREFVKDKNLGQTLDVGTGAGKFMDELREAGTDARGLDIWLDHKQIDSGNFILASAHRTGLPDNSVDTIFINTFMHYGMENEFRKEILEELARILRPNGRILMSIVKGDQRRYYNSILKDLKLKINASSEFSKKASKGKLEYIELRKVSD
- a CDS encoding RNA methyltransferase, giving the protein IVNETKITEYYLIDEKINKSFSSMDTPPGIAAVYSKPGNKIDHTKPIVYLNAINDPGNVGTILRSALAFDLQNIVIDERSADVYNPKTISAAKDAIFKLNIGFDKDRKFLIDLKKMSAQGGPASGWPIFTTRLEKSNGLEILNKQKLFCIVLGSESHGVDEAIRKMSDDFIRIPMSANIESLNVAASAAIIFHEIYNNRKN